One Melospiza georgiana isolate bMelGeo1 chromosome 12, bMelGeo1.pri, whole genome shotgun sequence genomic window carries:
- the LOC131088483 gene encoding P2R1A-PPP2R2A-interacting phosphatase regulator 1 isoform X1 — protein sequence MGGAGGAGAAAMAQEKMELDLELPPGSAAAPGDGGGLRRSNSAPLIHGLSDNSQVFQGSVLRTRRNSTTVMNRHSLFVPSSPIRIPSSRLHQIKQEEGMNLLNRETVREREVQVAMQMSHSWEESLSLSDNDFEKSLSPKQVDFVPVSPAPSPTRGIGKQCFSPSLQSLVSSTGLPPSPSPSPTRRFSSRRSQSPINCIRPSVLGSMKRKGVTEMEDHPKRLFQGSTTMLTPEAAHQADLGACLSSHALDDNRSSAGSSCDSPAEAGTSTDSPVSLSDSRSPFLPVDLMAKLPMN from the exons ATGGGCGGAGCGGGAGGAGCCGGAGCCGCCGCGATGGCTCAGGAGAAGATGGAGCTGGACCTGGAGCTGCCGCCGGGGAGCGCCGCGGCCCCGGGCGACGGCGGCGGCCTGAGGCGGTCGAACAGCGCCCCGCTCATCCACGGGCTCAG TGACAACTCGCAGGTGTTCCAGGGCAGCGTGCTGCGCACCCGCAGGAACAGCACCACGGTCATGAATCGGCACAGCCTG TTTGTGCCATCATCTCCTATCCGGATTCCTAGCAGCCGTCTTCATCAAATCAAACAA GAGGAAGGAATGAATTTGCTGAACAGGGAAACCGTTCGTGAAAG AGAAGTGCAAGTAGCAATGCAGATGAGCCACTCATGGGAGGAGAGCTTGAGCCTG AGTGACAATGATTTTGAAAAATCACTATCACCAAAGCAAGTAGACTTTGTTCCAgtttctccagctccttcacCTACACGAGGAATAGGGAAG CAATGTTTCTCACCATCTTTGCAAAGTCTGGTGAGCAGCACTGGGTTGCCTCCAAGTCCCAGCCCAAGTCCAACAAGAAGATTTTCAAG CAGGAGAAGCCAGAGCCCCATTAACTGCATTCGACCAAGTGTTCTTGGAtcaatgaaaagaaaag GTGTGACAGAGATGGAAGATCACCCAAAAAGATTATTCCAAGGATCCACCACCATGCTAACCCCTGAGGCTGCACATCAGGCGGACCTTGGGGCATG TCTGTCCTCGCACGCCCTGGATGACAACAGGAGCAGTGCAGGCTCCTCCTGTGACTCCCCAGCTGAAGCTGGCACCAGCACAGACTCTCCAGTGTCACTCTCTGACTCCAGATCCCCGTTTTTGCCCGTGGATCTCATGGCCAAGTTACCAATGAACTGA
- the LOC131088483 gene encoding P2R1A-PPP2R2A-interacting phosphatase regulator 1 isoform X2: MGGAGGAGAAAMAQEKMELDLELPPGSAAAPGDGGGLRRSNSAPLIHGLSDNSQVFQGSVLRTRRNSTTVMNRHSLFVPSSPIRIPSSRLHQIKQEEGMNLLNRETVREREVQVAMQMSHSWEESLSLSDNDFEKSLSPKQVDFVPVSPAPSPTRGIGKQCFSPSLQSLVSSTGLPPSPSPSPTRRFSRRSQSPINCIRPSVLGSMKRKGVTEMEDHPKRLFQGSTTMLTPEAAHQADLGACLSSHALDDNRSSAGSSCDSPAEAGTSTDSPVSLSDSRSPFLPVDLMAKLPMN; encoded by the exons ATGGGCGGAGCGGGAGGAGCCGGAGCCGCCGCGATGGCTCAGGAGAAGATGGAGCTGGACCTGGAGCTGCCGCCGGGGAGCGCCGCGGCCCCGGGCGACGGCGGCGGCCTGAGGCGGTCGAACAGCGCCCCGCTCATCCACGGGCTCAG TGACAACTCGCAGGTGTTCCAGGGCAGCGTGCTGCGCACCCGCAGGAACAGCACCACGGTCATGAATCGGCACAGCCTG TTTGTGCCATCATCTCCTATCCGGATTCCTAGCAGCCGTCTTCATCAAATCAAACAA GAGGAAGGAATGAATTTGCTGAACAGGGAAACCGTTCGTGAAAG AGAAGTGCAAGTAGCAATGCAGATGAGCCACTCATGGGAGGAGAGCTTGAGCCTG AGTGACAATGATTTTGAAAAATCACTATCACCAAAGCAAGTAGACTTTGTTCCAgtttctccagctccttcacCTACACGAGGAATAGGGAAG CAATGTTTCTCACCATCTTTGCAAAGTCTGGTGAGCAGCACTGGGTTGCCTCCAAGTCCCAGCCCAAGTCCAACAAGAAGATTTTCAAG GAGAAGCCAGAGCCCCATTAACTGCATTCGACCAAGTGTTCTTGGAtcaatgaaaagaaaag GTGTGACAGAGATGGAAGATCACCCAAAAAGATTATTCCAAGGATCCACCACCATGCTAACCCCTGAGGCTGCACATCAGGCGGACCTTGGGGCATG TCTGTCCTCGCACGCCCTGGATGACAACAGGAGCAGTGCAGGCTCCTCCTGTGACTCCCCAGCTGAAGCTGGCACCAGCACAGACTCTCCAGTGTCACTCTCTGACTCCAGATCCCCGTTTTTGCCCGTGGATCTCATGGCCAAGTTACCAATGAACTGA